The genomic window GTCCTGTCCGAAAGTCCTGATCCACTTTGTCAGCCAGACGTTCCTggaatcttttaaagtggtcctTAACAGAAACTCTCTGTctgaactttggctgctttttctgtcagtttcacaggaGGGTTGTcaactttgacctctgacctcattcagagaaaaaatattatttaccagcaacaaggtgattcctaaaatgttgtgaaaaagcagctaaagtccaaACAACAAGAATGTTTAGAGCAGTGCTTCCCAAAGTTTCATCCCACTGAGAGGATTCAGATAATCACACATTACTGCTATAATcgttataaaattattattattttagtccCAGTGCTGCAGAGCTGCTCCTACAGAGaagtttcatctttttaaacagtttagttCAGTAGGAAAAAGCTCCTTTTTTAAatggaggtttttgtttttatcctttaatgactctgagcagctgattcatgttttattaccTCCCAGCTCAGAACGCCGCAGCTCGTCTTTTAACACGGTGTGGACACGCCTCCCTGGTCTGACCTGCCTCCAGATCCCTTAGATCTGGTGATCGGGTCAAAACCATCGATCAGGACCACTTTGAACGGTTCTGGTTTCTTGTAAGGACGTTTTAAAACACGAGGCTTGGATCAGGAGTTTTGCACAGTCCTGTCAATCATGTCTGAGTTGTTGCAGCTGTCTGACTGCAGCCGTTGCTCTTCCTCTCAGGGAAAGACGATGTCTTGGACATCGAGATCGACTCGTACATCCACTGCATCAGTGCCTTCGTGAAGCTGGCTCAGAGCGAGTACGCCCTGCTGACAGAAATCATCCCCGAGCATCATCAGAAGAAGACCTTCGACTCCCTGATTCAGGTCAGCAGCAGTCCCCCGCTCTGCTTCGTAAAAACTCAACCTccaaattaaaaactattaGAAAGCCTGTCTGTAGTCACTGAGGGTAAATTTAGCTGCAGGTTAGACTAAACCAGATGTTTGAGAACTTGTGGAGCTTTATTTCCACAAGCatgccattttcttttatttagaacAGCTAATTAAGACAATTAAAATACTTATTATATTGATAGTTTAATGTAAGTGCTTCATCAGTTGATTTTAtattaatctttgcattatttaagttttcagatgtctctctgctggttttttatgtaaagactggaaaatgttgatttattaaGTGGTTAAATAGAAGATAAATATCACGTCCTGGCTGAATGAATCTATAAACAtttctaactttttaaaagccATCTGACCACCGcttctttattttcaaaataaaatgcagtttaatATCACGTGACAAGAAAAATCATCAGAAGCTTTTATTGAATATAATGTAGACTGACAGAAAGTTCATTTTGCTCTTCCATCAGAAGCTACAGGACTTCCTGTTGTGCAGcaggtcacttcctgtttaatcCGCTCGTTTGTCCTCAGGAGGCGTTGAACAACCTGATGCTGGAAGGAGACAACATCGTGTTCGCGGCTCGCCGAGCCATCGAGCGCCGCGACTACTCCGCCATCCTCACCATCTTCCCCATCCTGCGGCACCTGAAGATGAACAAGTCTGAGTTCGACTCCACGCTGCAGGTCCGAGTCTGAACAGGAAGTAATCCTGGCTGTCTGCAGTAATCTGTGTAAACGCTGCTTCCTGTGTGCAGGGGACGGCGGCGAGCACCAAGAACAAGATGCCGACCCTCATCAACTCCATGGAGATGATTGGAGCCAAAGCTCTGGAGGAGTTCGCTGACAGCATCAAGGTACGAGGCTCATCGTGTCATCTGTCAGATCCCAGATCAGTCCTCTTCACTCACTGCGTCCTGTTCTGACAGAACGACCCGGATAAAGAGTACAACATGCCCAAAGATGGAACCGTCCACGAACTCACCAGCAACgtgagcttttatttatttatacgtCAGAGTTCTGTTTGGTGAACAAACTGAACCTTCCTGCCTTCagtcagctcctcctcctcctcctcgtgaTGAAGGTGGCTCCGGGGATATATTTCTATCATGTTGCTCGGGTGGTTTCTGTGGAAACGGCTGATCTCTCCTTCCTCTGCAGGCCATCctgttcctgcagcagctgctggactTCCACGAGACGGCCGGAGCCATGCTGGCCTCGCAAGGTACCTGTTCGCAGacatctgtagtgagagtagggagcaggtggaggtaTGAAAGTCGGGGTGATCCAGGACAACACTCACTGGGATGAaattcttcttctcttgttgtAAAAGCAGCCCCTGTACTGCACCTCCTCGTTGTTCTGGAGAACTTGCAGAAAAAGAGGCGTTAATTTATtagtagtgtttgtttttaatcacagcagACCTGTTTGTATCAAGCTTTGGATTCATACTCACACCTCCCAGTTTGAGTTTTCGGCAGCTTTATGGGGCCAAGAATCTGTTTTCAAAGCTCCGCTTGTTGGACGGTTTGCAGATGGTGGCGCTAACAAAGAGACGGGAGGTGTTTAACATCACTGAGTGACAGAAATTTACTAAACAGGgatgttttattacaaactgtgaggatttttactgaaacccgGGATCTGAGCTGGTTCTGGTGTCCCGGtctcttcctccctctgctctgtttgtttctaaCCTGCTCCGCTCTAACAAATCTCTTCTAacctttttgcttctgtttctgcCTCGGCTCCGTTAGTTCTTGGGGACACTTACAATATCCCCTTAGACCCCCGAGGTAAGCCGGCGTAGGCCTGAACCTTTCCTGTCCGCGAGCTGCGGTCTTCACGTTGATCTCTGAAACTCTGTGGTTATTTTCCAGAGACGAGTTCGGCGAGCAGCTACACGTCAGACTTCAACAAACGCCTCCTCAGCACCTACATCTGTAAGAGCCGCTCgcctgtttcctgtcagctgctgtCGGCTGCAGGATGACGACTCCTCTCTGCTTTTTCAGGTAAAGTTTTAGGAAACCTGCAGCTTAACCTGCTCAGTAAATCCAAGGTTTACGAGGATTCGGCTCTGAGCGCCATCTTCCTGCACAACAACTACAACTACATCCTGAAGTCTCTGGAGAAGTCCGCGCCTCTCGCCTCTGTCTGATCGGTGAGTTGAAGTCTGGCCTCAGAGTTTCAGTGTTTCCTCTCGGCTGCAGGTCCGAGCTCATCCAGCTGGTCACGGTGACTCAGAAGCGAGCAGAGAATTCGTACAGAGAGCTGATCGAGCAGCAGATCGATATGTATCAGCGAAGGTAAATGCTCTTTGACTTCCAGAcagcttctgtgtgtttttatttcacctgaagctgtttttgttttcgtttcaGCTGGTTGAAGGTCACAGAACATCTGGCAGACAGGAACATGCCCGTCCTGCAGCCCGGCGCCAAGGTCAGGAGTTTACGCTCACTTTGGTAGCAGCTTGTCAATCTGAGCATGTCTGTGTGATCTGTAACACCGAGAGCCGAAAACCGTCTCCAACACCAGGCTGTGATTTTACTGAAATAGCTAAAGCTCCACAGCAGCACCGTGAAAACTGCTCCTAAACTGGAGGGACGATCCAGCATCGTGTCGACACATTAAACAActtaacaaattttaaattaggATCTTTAGAGGAAACCATGAAAAATACCAGATAGATGGATGCTTTAATTTCAGCTGCTgggatccaggatctcgttctttccATCATGATCTGTAACTCATGACCAGAGGTGAGGCTGGAGGAACACCTCCTTACTGTCACTCCACCCTGCCATCACCTGTGAACAAGACAACTCAGACTCAGAGGAGCCCAGTTTTCTGCAGAACCATCACCTTAacgcaggggtctccaatcctggtcctcagggcctccatcctgcatgttttccttgtttccctgctccaacacacctgattcatggttaaatcacctcttcatgttctgcagaagcctgttaatcacccactgattcagatcaggtgtgttggagcagaggaacaagtaaaacctgcaggatggaggccctgaggaccagggttggacccCCCTGCCTTAACGTGTTGCAGAGCTTTGAGTGCCTCCATAATCCTGTGGGCTGTCGTCTTGGACGTCAGGTGAAAGGATCAGACTGAGAGGAAGTCAAAGACCAGATGAAACGGGTCAGGATGCTGGGGGGGGGACTGTGTCCTGCTGTCAAACAGCCTAAAGATTCAGTTTAACTAACAGGAAGCAGCTAAAGTCCAAAGAACGTCTGGTAAACATGTTATCAAAACCACTCAgagtttacagaaaaatataaaaaaacaacaactcagcattccttaaaggacgactctcagctactaccaacctgcagctcaatatctgtaagacaAATGTTACATGATTGCCCTGAGTCAAACTAAGTGGCAGACACAGCTAATCTAACagatgtcagttttacagatattgagctacaacttggtgtggtagtagctgagagtcgttcccatCACATGAAagctggcgggtgatatgcatttacTTTTCCTCCAGAGCTGGTCagtgttgatgttttattcctgctaaaataaaaatatgttgtgtttgtaataataaaagtttgacTCACCTCAAAGCTTCagtgcagaaccagaaccaaagcaTGTTTGGACCTTTTGTTGGAGTTTTAATCGAACCTCTTCTTCCTCCAGCTGAAGGACAAAGAGCGACAAGTGATTAAAGACAAATTCAAGGTCAGTCATTTCAAAATGAACCTGAAACATTTGGAGCAGCAGGTCTGAGCCGCAGACGTCTCTCTCAGGGGTTCAACGACGGCCTGGAGGAGCTGTGTAAGACCCAGAAGGGCTGGGCCATCCCGGACAAAGACCAGCGAGACTTCATCCGCCAGCAGCAGAGGAGAGTGGTGTCTGACGCCTACAGGAGCTTCCTGCAGAGGTAAGCCCCGCCCCTCAGCGCCCCGCGTGGCGTTCAGGTTCACTCAGCTCTGATCGTCTCCCTGCAGATGTGCCAACATTTCCTTCACCAAGAACCCCGAGAAGTACCACAAATATCGACCGgaggaagtggaggagatgatCGAGAAGCTGTTCGATACGTCCGCCTGACGACAccttcgtcctcctcctctttaactTAACTTTAACTTCATGtgtcacataaataaacactaacCCCCTGGCTTCATGCGTTTCATTactgacaggaagtgaggtTCTCTCTTCTCACCGGGCAGAACCGGGTCACGTTCTCCTGTTTgaagataaaaaacacaaactgtcaggtcaaaggtcaacatgaAGAAATGACAGGAATTTTTAACAGCGGCTGATTCTGATCGAAaggtttatctttgttttaattcaggaataaaacattttaaactaataaactgtCAGACCTTTGCAACCTTTCAGGTTTTAGGTTCTGCAGATCCAGGACCTCAGATCAAACGGAAACAAGCGTTAAAAAACACAAGCCCCGAACATTAAAGTTAGCATTTTGATTTTAGCAGTTCAATAAGTCTGGTTTGTGTCTgaagaataaattaatttcttctaACT from Kryptolebias marmoratus isolate JLee-2015 linkage group LG17, ASM164957v2, whole genome shotgun sequence includes these protein-coding regions:
- the exoc7 gene encoding exocyst complex component 7 isoform X8 → MIPTEDASARKREIEEKLKQEQETLSFIRENLEKSDQLTKGMVSILSSFESRLMQLENSIIPVHKQTENLQRLQENVDKTLSCMDHVISYYHVAKDTDRIIREGPTGRLDEYLACIAKIQKAVEYFQDNNPDSPELNTVKARFEKGKELLEAEFRSLLTRYSKPVPPILILDTISVDEDMELQEEVVLEHLPEAVLQDIICISGWLVEYGRNQDFMNVYYQIRSSQLDRSIKGLKEHFRKNSASSGILYSPAVQTKRKDTPTKKVPKRPGTIRKAQNLLKQYSQHGLDGKKGGSNLTPLEGKDDVLDIEIDSYIHCISAFVKLAQSEYALLTEIIPEHHQKKTFDSLIQEALNNLMLEGDNIVFAARRAIERRDYSAILTIFPILRHLKMNKSEFDSTLQGTAASTKNKMPTLINSMEMIGAKALEEFADSIKNDPDKEYNMPKDGTVHELTSNAILFLQQLLDFHETAGAMLASQETSSASSYTSDFNKRLLSTYICKVLGNLQLNLLSKSKVYEDSALSAIFLHNNYNYILKSLEKSELIQLVTVTQKRAENSYRELIEQQIDMYQRSWLKVTEHLADRNMPVLQPGAKLKDKERQVIKDKFKGFNDGLEELCKTQKGWAIPDKDQRDFIRQQQRRVVSDAYRSFLQRCANISFTKNPEKYHKYRPEEVEEMIEKLFDTSA
- the exoc7 gene encoding exocyst complex component 7 isoform X13 translates to MIPTEDASARKREIEEKLKQEQETLSFIRENLEKSDQLTKGMVSILSSFESRLMQLENSIIPVHKQTENLQRLQENVDKTLSCMDHVISYYHVAKDTDRIIREGPTGRLDEYLACIAKIQKAVEYFQDNNPDSPELNTVKARFEKGKELLEAEFRSLLTRYSKPVPPILILDTISVDEDMELQEEVVLEHLPEAVLQDIICISGWLVEYGRNQDFMNVYYQIRSSQLDRSIKGLKEHFRKNSASSGILYSPAVQTKRKDTPTKKVPKRPVYIPGTIRKAQNLLKQYSQHGLDGKKGGSNLTPLEAGHDHDLRVKHPSDALNEKHGAAAGKDDVLDIEIDSYIHCISAFVKLAQSEYALLTEIIPEHHQKKTFDSLIQEALNNLMLEGDNIVFAARRAIERRDYSAILTIFPILRHLKMNKSEFDSTLQGTAASTKNKMPTLINSMEMIGAKALEEFADSIKNDPDKEYNMPKDGTVHELTSNAILFLQQLLDFHETAGAMLASQVLGDTYNIPLDPRETSSASSYTSDFNKRLLSTYICKVLGNLQLNLLSKSKVYEDSALSAIFLHNNYNYILKSLEKSELIQLVTVTQKRAENSYRELIEQQIDMYQRSWLKVTEHLADRNMPVLQPGAKLKDKERQVIKDKFKGFNDGLEELCKTQKGWAIPDKDQRDFIRQQQRRVVSDAYRSFLQRCANISFTKNPEKYHKYRPEEVEEMIEKLFDTSA
- the exoc7 gene encoding exocyst complex component 7 isoform X1, producing the protein MIPTEDASARKREIEEKLKQEQETLSFIRENLEKSDQLTKGMVSILSSFESRLMQLENSIIPVHKQTENLQRLQENVDKTLSCMDHVISYYHVAKDTDRIIREGPTGRLDEYLACIAKIQKAVEYFQDNNPDSPELNTVKARFEKGKELLEAEFRSLLTRYSKPVPPILILDTISVDEDMELQEEVVLEHLPEAVLQDIICISGWLVEYGRNQDFMNVYYQIRSSQLDRSIKGLKEHFRKNSASSGILYSPAVQTKRKDTPTKKVPKRPVYIPGTIRKAQNLLKQYSQHGLDGKKGGSNLTPLEGKDDVLDIEIDSYIHCISAFVKLAQSEYALLTEIIPEHHQKKTFDSLIQEALNNLMLEGDNIVFAARRAIERRDYSAILTIFPILRHLKMNKSEFDSTLQGTAASTKNKMPTLINSMEMIGAKALEEFADSIKNDPDKEYNMPKDGTVHELTSNAILFLQQLLDFHETAGAMLASQVLGDTYNIPLDPRETSSASSYTSDFNKRLLSTYICKVLGNLQLNLLSKSKVYEDSALSAIFLHNNYNYILKSLEKSELIQLVTVTQKRAENSYRELIEQQIDMYQRSWLKVTEHLADRNMPVLQPGAKLKDKERQVIKDKFKGFNDGLEELCKTQKGWAIPDKDQRDFIRQQQRRVVSDAYRSFLQRCANISFTKNPEKYHKYRPEEVEEMIEKLFDTSA
- the exoc7 gene encoding exocyst complex component 7 isoform X15, with amino-acid sequence MIPTEDASARKREIEEKLKQEQETLSFIRENLEKSDQLTKGMVSILSSFESRLMQLENSIIPVHKQTENLQRLQENVDKTLSCMDHVISYYHVAKDTDRIIREGPTGRLDEYLACIAKIQKAVEYFQDNNPDSPELNTVKARFEKGKELLEAEFRSLLTRYSKPVPPILILDTISVDEDMELQEEVVLEHLPEAVLQDIICISGWLVEYGRNQDFMNVYYQIRSSQLDRSIKGLKEHFRKNSASSGILYSPAVQTKRKDTPTKKVPKRPGTIRKAQNLLKQYSQHGLDGKKGGSNLTPLEGHDHDLRVKHPSDALNEKHGAAAGKDDVLDIEIDSYIHCISAFVKLAQSEYALLTEIIPEHHQKKTFDSLIQEALNNLMLEGDNIVFAARRAIERRDYSAILTIFPILRHLKMNKSEFDSTLQGTAASTKNKMPTLINSMEMIGAKALEEFADSIKNDPDKEYNMPKDGTVHELTSNAILFLQQLLDFHETAGAMLASQVLGDTYNIPLDPRETSSASSYTSDFNKRLLSTYICKVLGNLQLNLLSKSKVYEDSALSAIFLHNNYNYILKSLEKSELIQLVTVTQKRAENSYRELIEQQIDMYQRSWLKVTEHLADRNMPVLQPGAKLKDKERQVIKDKFKGFNDGLEELCKTQKGWAIPDKDQRDFIRQQQRRVVSDAYRSFLQRCANISFTKNPEKYHKYRPEEVEEMIEKLFDTSA
- the exoc7 gene encoding exocyst complex component 7 isoform X5 gives rise to the protein MIPTEDASARKREIEEKLKQEQETLSFIRENLEKSDQLTKGMVSILSSFESRLMQLENSIIPVHKQTENLQRLQENVDKTLSCMDHVISYYHVAKDTDRIIREGPTGRLDEYLACIAKIQKAVEYFQDNNPDSPELNTVKARFEKGKELLEAEFRSLLTRYSKPVPPILILDTISVDEDMELQEEVVLEHLPEAVLQDIICISGWLVEYGRNQDFMNVYYQIRSSQLDRSIKGLKEHFRKNSASSGILYSPAVQTKRKDTPTKKVPKRPAGHDHDLRVKHPSDALNEKHGAAAGKDDVLDIEIDSYIHCISAFVKLAQSEYALLTEIIPEHHQKKTFDSLIQEALNNLMLEGDNIVFAARRAIERRDYSAILTIFPILRHLKMNKSEFDSTLQGTAASTKNKMPTLINSMEMIGAKALEEFADSIKNDPDKEYNMPKDGTVHELTSNAILFLQQLLDFHETAGAMLASQVLGDTYNIPLDPRETSSASSYTSDFNKRLLSTYICKVLGNLQLNLLSKSKVYEDSALSAIFLHNNYNYILKSLEKSELIQLVTVTQKRAENSYRELIEQQIDMYQRSWLKVTEHLADRNMPVLQPGAKLKDKERQVIKDKFKGFNDGLEELCKTQKGWAIPDKDQRDFIRQQQRRVVSDAYRSFLQRCANISFTKNPEKYHKYRPEEVEEMIEKLFDTSA
- the exoc7 gene encoding exocyst complex component 7 isoform X6, producing the protein MIPTEDASARKREIEEKLKQEQETLSFIRENLEKSDQLTKGMVSILSSFESRLMQLENSIIPVHKQTENLQRLQENVDKTLSCMDHVISYYHVAKDTDRIIREGPTGRLDEYLACIAKIQKAVEYFQDNNPDSPELNTVKARFEKGKELLEAEFRSLLTRYSKPVPPILILDTISVDEDMELQEEVVLEHLPEAVLQDIICISGWLVEYGRNQDFMNVYYQIRSSQLDRSIKGLKEHFRKNSASSGILYSPAVQTKRKDTPTKKVPKRPGHDHDLRVKHPSDALNEKHGAAAGKDDVLDIEIDSYIHCISAFVKLAQSEYALLTEIIPEHHQKKTFDSLIQEALNNLMLEGDNIVFAARRAIERRDYSAILTIFPILRHLKMNKSEFDSTLQGTAASTKNKMPTLINSMEMIGAKALEEFADSIKNDPDKEYNMPKDGTVHELTSNAILFLQQLLDFHETAGAMLASQVLGDTYNIPLDPRETSSASSYTSDFNKRLLSTYICKVLGNLQLNLLSKSKVYEDSALSAIFLHNNYNYILKSLEKSELIQLVTVTQKRAENSYRELIEQQIDMYQRSWLKVTEHLADRNMPVLQPGAKLKDKERQVIKDKFKGFNDGLEELCKTQKGWAIPDKDQRDFIRQQQRRVVSDAYRSFLQRCANISFTKNPEKYHKYRPEEVEEMIEKLFDTSA
- the exoc7 gene encoding exocyst complex component 7 isoform X7 codes for the protein MIPTEDASARKREIEEKLKQEQETLSFIRENLEKSDQLTKGMVSILSSFESRLMQLENSIIPVHKQTENLQRLQENVDKTLSCMDHVISYYHVAKDTDRIIREGPTGRLDEYLACIAKIQKAVEYFQDNNPDSPELNTVKARFEKGKELLEAEFRSLLTRYSKPVPPILILDTISVDEDMELQEEVVLEHLPEAVLQDIICISGWLVEYGRNQDFMNVYYQIRSSQLDRSIKGLKEHFRKNSASSGILYSPAVQTKRKDTPTKKVPKRPVYIPGTIRKAQNLLKQYSQHGLDGKKGGSNLTPLEGKDDVLDIEIDSYIHCISAFVKLAQSEYALLTEIIPEHHQKKTFDSLIQEALNNLMLEGDNIVFAARRAIERRDYSAILTIFPILRHLKMNKSEFDSTLQGTAASTKNKMPTLINSMEMIGAKALEEFADSIKNDPDKEYNMPKDGTVHELTSNAILFLQQLLDFHETAGAMLASQETSSASSYTSDFNKRLLSTYICKVLGNLQLNLLSKSKVYEDSALSAIFLHNNYNYILKSLEKSELIQLVTVTQKRAENSYRELIEQQIDMYQRSWLKVTEHLADRNMPVLQPGAKLKDKERQVIKDKFKGFNDGLEELCKTQKGWAIPDKDQRDFIRQQQRRVVSDAYRSFLQRCANISFTKNPEKYHKYRPEEVEEMIEKLFDTSA
- the exoc7 gene encoding exocyst complex component 7 isoform X9; its protein translation is MIPTEDASARKREIEEKLKQEQETLSFIRENLEKSDQLTKGMVSILSSFESRLMQLENSIIPVHKQTENLQRLQENVDKTLSCMDHVISYYHVAKDTDRIIREGPTGRLDEYLACIAKIQKAVEYFQDNNPDSPELNTVKARFEKGKELLEAEFRSLLTRYSKPVPPILILDTISVDEDMELQEEVVLEHLPEAVLQDIICISGWLVEYGRNQDFMNVYYQIRSSQLDRSIKGLKEHFRKNSASSGILYSPAVQTKRKDTPTKKVPKRPVYIPAGHDHDLRVKHPSDALNEKHGAAAGKDDVLDIEIDSYIHCISAFVKLAQSEYALLTEIIPEHHQKKTFDSLIQEALNNLMLEGDNIVFAARRAIERRDYSAILTIFPILRHLKMNKSEFDSTLQGTAASTKNKMPTLINSMEMIGAKALEEFADSIKNDPDKEYNMPKDGTVHELTSNAILFLQQLLDFHETAGAMLASQETSSASSYTSDFNKRLLSTYICKVLGNLQLNLLSKSKVYEDSALSAIFLHNNYNYILKSLEKSELIQLVTVTQKRAENSYRELIEQQIDMYQRSWLKVTEHLADRNMPVLQPGAKLKDKERQVIKDKFKGFNDGLEELCKTQKGWAIPDKDQRDFIRQQQRRVVSDAYRSFLQRCANISFTKNPEKYHKYRPEEVEEMIEKLFDTSA
- the exoc7 gene encoding exocyst complex component 7 isoform X3, which codes for MIPTEDASARKREIEEKLKQEQETLSFIRENLEKSDQLTKGMVSILSSFESRLMQLENSIIPVHKQTENLQRLQENVDKTLSCMDHVISYYHVAKDTDRIIREGPTGRLDEYLACIAKIQKAVEYFQDNNPDSPELNTVKARFEKGKELLEAEFRSLLTRYSKPVPPILILDTISVDEDMELQEEVVLEHLPEAVLQDIICISGWLVEYGRNQDFMNVYYQIRSSQLDRSIKGLKEHFRKNSASSGILYSPAVQTKRKDTPTKKVPKRPVYIPAGHDHDLRVKHPSDALNEKHGAAAGKDDVLDIEIDSYIHCISAFVKLAQSEYALLTEIIPEHHQKKTFDSLIQEALNNLMLEGDNIVFAARRAIERRDYSAILTIFPILRHLKMNKSEFDSTLQGTAASTKNKMPTLINSMEMIGAKALEEFADSIKNDPDKEYNMPKDGTVHELTSNAILFLQQLLDFHETAGAMLASQVLGDTYNIPLDPRETSSASSYTSDFNKRLLSTYICKVLGNLQLNLLSKSKVYEDSALSAIFLHNNYNYILKSLEKSELIQLVTVTQKRAENSYRELIEQQIDMYQRSWLKVTEHLADRNMPVLQPGAKLKDKERQVIKDKFKGFNDGLEELCKTQKGWAIPDKDQRDFIRQQQRRVVSDAYRSFLQRCANISFTKNPEKYHKYRPEEVEEMIEKLFDTSA
- the exoc7 gene encoding exocyst complex component 7 isoform X4, with the translated sequence MIPTEDASARKREIEEKLKQEQETLSFIRENLEKSDQLTKGMVSILSSFESRLMQLENSIIPVHKQTENLQRLQENVDKTLSCMDHVISYYHVAKDTDRIIREGPTGRLDEYLACIAKIQKAVEYFQDNNPDSPELNTVKARFEKGKELLEAEFRSLLTRYSKPVPPILILDTISVDEDMELQEEVVLEHLPEAVLQDIICISGWLVEYGRNQDFMNVYYQIRSSQLDRSIKGLKEHFRKNSASSGILYSPAVQTKRKDTPTKKVPKRPVYIPGHDHDLRVKHPSDALNEKHGAAAGKDDVLDIEIDSYIHCISAFVKLAQSEYALLTEIIPEHHQKKTFDSLIQEALNNLMLEGDNIVFAARRAIERRDYSAILTIFPILRHLKMNKSEFDSTLQGTAASTKNKMPTLINSMEMIGAKALEEFADSIKNDPDKEYNMPKDGTVHELTSNAILFLQQLLDFHETAGAMLASQVLGDTYNIPLDPRETSSASSYTSDFNKRLLSTYICKVLGNLQLNLLSKSKVYEDSALSAIFLHNNYNYILKSLEKSELIQLVTVTQKRAENSYRELIEQQIDMYQRSWLKVTEHLADRNMPVLQPGAKLKDKERQVIKDKFKGFNDGLEELCKTQKGWAIPDKDQRDFIRQQQRRVVSDAYRSFLQRCANISFTKNPEKYHKYRPEEVEEMIEKLFDTSA
- the exoc7 gene encoding exocyst complex component 7 isoform X14, producing MIPTEDASARKREIEEKLKQEQETLSFIRENLEKSDQLTKGMVSILSSFESRLMQLENSIIPVHKQTENLQRLQENVDKTLSCMDHVISYYHVAKDTDRIIREGPTGRLDEYLACIAKIQKAVEYFQDNNPDSPELNTVKARFEKGKELLEAEFRSLLTRYSKPVPPILILDTISVDEDMELQEEVVLEHLPEAVLQDIICISGWLVEYGRNQDFMNVYYQIRSSQLDRSIKGLKEHFRKNSASSGILYSPAVQTKRKDTPTKKVPKRPGTIRKAQNLLKQYSQHGLDGKKGGSNLTPLEGKTPRSFLGFLLSRWSLTSVCAVPPDPSHPAGHDHDLRVKHPSDALNEKHGAAAGKDDVLDIEIDSYIHCISAFVKLAQSEYALLTEIIPEHHQKKTFDSLIQEALNNLMLEGDNIVFAARRAIERRDYSAILTIFPILRHLKMNKSEFDSTLQGTAASTKNKMPTLINSMEMIGAKALEEFADSIKNDPDKEYNMPKDGTVHELTSNAILFLQQLLDFHETAGAMLASQETSSASSYTSDFNKRLLSTYICKVLGNLQLNLLSKSKVYEDSALSAIFLHNNYNYILKSLEKSELIQLVTVTQKRAENSYRELIEQQIDMYQRSWLKVTEHLADRNMPVLQPGAKLKDKERQVIKDKFKGFNDGLEELCKTQKGWAIPDKDQRDFIRQQQRRVVSDAYRSFLQRCANISFTKNPEKYHKYRPEEVEEMIEKLFDTSA
- the exoc7 gene encoding exocyst complex component 7 isoform X2, with amino-acid sequence MIPTEDASARKREIEEKLKQEQETLSFIRENLEKSDQLTKGMVSILSSFESRLMQLENSIIPVHKQTENLQRLQENVDKTLSCMDHVISYYHVAKDTDRIIREGPTGRLDEYLACIAKIQKAVEYFQDNNPDSPELNTVKARFEKGKELLEAEFRSLLTRYSKPVPPILILDTISVDEDMELQEEVVLEHLPEAVLQDIICISGWLVEYGRNQDFMNVYYQIRSSQLDRSIKGLKEHFRKNSASSGILYSPAVQTKRKDTPTKKVPKRPGTIRKAQNLLKQYSQHGLDGKKGGSNLTPLEGKDDVLDIEIDSYIHCISAFVKLAQSEYALLTEIIPEHHQKKTFDSLIQEALNNLMLEGDNIVFAARRAIERRDYSAILTIFPILRHLKMNKSEFDSTLQGTAASTKNKMPTLINSMEMIGAKALEEFADSIKNDPDKEYNMPKDGTVHELTSNAILFLQQLLDFHETAGAMLASQVLGDTYNIPLDPRETSSASSYTSDFNKRLLSTYICKVLGNLQLNLLSKSKVYEDSALSAIFLHNNYNYILKSLEKSELIQLVTVTQKRAENSYRELIEQQIDMYQRSWLKVTEHLADRNMPVLQPGAKLKDKERQVIKDKFKGFNDGLEELCKTQKGWAIPDKDQRDFIRQQQRRVVSDAYRSFLQRCANISFTKNPEKYHKYRPEEVEEMIEKLFDTSA